The Deinococcus aerophilus genome has a segment encoding these proteins:
- a CDS encoding type II toxin-antitoxin system prevent-host-death family antitoxin, with protein sequence MAPARRSHLYSGTEIRAGLTTALGQVTAGDHVLITHHGKPVAALIGLEAYQHLTAVGPPASQETVMQVISVYNQAGGAGKTTITMNLGYALKERGYRVLLIDMDPQASLTRWLGLLTPGAAQASPPAEKLSRTAFHVLSDPDEELPEPLHAFGLDVIPANSKLSAGDSLLYSERERLTYLRRAIRAQGGYDFVLLDGPPGRSALALAAVAASDQLIIPINVSKSMDNLGNVGEFLREARTFSPDLNVLALTMHSFMANTRHHQDMLRTVTEQLSAIAPATTPITHKSTLYNDAALYQQPVAVYAPQKSPRKEFDTLAGEVLGLLNMPESLEVSR encoded by the coding sequence ATGGCCCCGGCACGTCGGTCTCACCTGTACAGCGGCACCGAGATCCGGGCCGGACTGACGACCGCGCTGGGCCAAGTCACCGCTGGGGATCACGTCCTGATCACCCACCACGGCAAGCCCGTGGCCGCACTGATTGGCCTGGAGGCTTACCAGCACCTCACCGCCGTGGGTCCCCCGGCATCACAGGAGACCGTCATGCAAGTCATCAGCGTCTACAACCAGGCCGGGGGTGCAGGGAAAACCACCATCACCATGAACCTCGGGTACGCCCTCAAGGAGCGCGGTTACCGGGTGTTGCTTATCGACATGGACCCTCAGGCGTCCCTGACCCGCTGGCTGGGGCTGCTCACCCCGGGTGCTGCCCAGGCCAGCCCACCCGCCGAGAAGCTCAGCCGCACGGCCTTTCACGTCCTGAGCGACCCCGATGAGGAGCTGCCCGAACCGCTTCACGCCTTTGGCCTGGACGTGATTCCGGCCAACAGCAAGCTCAGTGCGGGCGACAGCCTGCTTTACAGCGAGCGGGAACGGTTGACGTACCTGCGCCGGGCCATCCGTGCCCAGGGGGGCTACGATTTCGTGCTGCTCGACGGTCCGCCTGGGCGCAGCGCGCTGGCGCTGGCAGCGGTGGCCGCGTCGGATCAGCTGATCATCCCGATCAACGTGTCCAAGAGCATGGACAACCTCGGGAATGTGGGCGAGTTCCTGCGCGAGGCCCGGACCTTCTCGCCGGACCTGAATGTGCTGGCCCTGACCATGCATTCCTTCATGGCCAATACCCGGCATCACCAAGACATGCTCAGAACCGTCACCGAACAGCTCAGCGCCATTGCGCCCGCGACCACGCCGATCACCCACAAGTCCACGCTGTACAACGACGCCGCCCTGTACCAGCAACCGGTGGCCGTCTACGCTCCCCAGAAGAGTCCCAGAAAGGAATTCGACACGCTTGCCGGGGAAGTGCTGGGCCTGCTGAACATGCCTGAGTCGCTGGAGGTCTCCCGGTGA
- a CDS encoding replication initiator protein A — protein sequence MTAKPSRFDELNLSRLNLISAVDQADTNEWDVTFESQGRVVRVKCEALPKYAVPHGLDSDVTAALINLYMEVGEPEDGRFTVSATTLLKLCGWHNTGKYHAILRTCLERLHTSSYSVSGGWRDHPKGRWTHAKFHFIESLDFSSGDRTGAFDERTMISGRLADAIVASIRSGYVKPLDTEFMLSLSRPRTRALYRILDGARFDPQNPEQPLDALEVSLIGWADQCKIPSTIPGNIRRALSSPHDELVKRGYLRSVTLTGRGKEQMIRYEFVREFTPMDAVLARRFRGYGVADGVARKLVREHGRTFLIECMDRFDLLVRDAVLVVKKSKAAALMHLITHPDEYPFAGTQKPTGGPAVSAPALTSPRAKAGRMEPLLAMPSLADEFQGLTPEQMADKAVSRLGFHYRRLLDIADLDLFRQAVIDGELDVVALLEDSVTAVAKMKKDEFARELKWRLGQR from the coding sequence GTGACCGCAAAACCCAGCAGGTTTGACGAGCTGAATCTGTCACGCCTCAACCTGATTTCCGCCGTCGACCAGGCCGACACCAACGAATGGGACGTCACCTTCGAGTCCCAGGGCCGGGTGGTGCGGGTCAAATGTGAGGCGTTGCCAAAATACGCTGTTCCACACGGCCTGGACAGCGATGTAACGGCTGCCCTGATCAACCTGTACATGGAGGTGGGCGAGCCCGAGGACGGCCGCTTCACGGTGAGTGCCACCACCCTGCTCAAGCTGTGCGGCTGGCACAACACCGGCAAGTACCACGCCATCTTGCGCACCTGCCTGGAACGTCTGCACACCTCGTCCTACAGCGTCAGCGGTGGGTGGCGCGATCACCCCAAGGGCCGCTGGACCCACGCCAAATTTCACTTCATCGAGTCGCTTGATTTCAGCAGTGGAGACCGCACCGGGGCTTTCGACGAACGGACCATGATTTCCGGTCGCCTGGCCGACGCCATCGTGGCCAGCATCCGCAGCGGATATGTCAAGCCGCTGGACACCGAGTTCATGCTCTCGCTGTCCAGGCCCAGAACGCGGGCGCTGTACCGCATCCTGGATGGCGCGCGCTTTGATCCACAGAACCCCGAACAGCCGCTGGACGCCCTGGAGGTCAGCCTGATCGGCTGGGCGGACCAGTGCAAGATTCCCAGCACCATTCCCGGCAACATCCGCCGGGCGCTGTCCTCCCCACACGACGAACTCGTCAAACGGGGCTACCTGCGTTCGGTCACCCTGACCGGCCGCGGCAAGGAACAGATGATCCGTTATGAATTTGTGCGCGAGTTCACCCCGATGGACGCGGTGCTTGCCCGGCGCTTCCGCGGCTATGGGGTGGCAGACGGCGTGGCACGCAAACTGGTGCGCGAACACGGGCGAACCTTTCTGATCGAGTGCATGGACCGCTTTGACCTGCTCGTTCGTGATGCGGTACTCGTGGTCAAGAAATCCAAGGCGGCGGCGCTGATGCACCTGATCACCCACCCCGACGAATACCCCTTTGCGGGCACCCAGAAGCCCACTGGCGGGCCTGCCGTCTCTGCTCCGGCCTTGACCTCCCCTCGGGCCAAGGCGGGGCGTATGGAGCCGCTGCTGGCCATGCCCAGCCTCGCCGACGAGTTCCAGGGGCTGACGCCCGAACAGATGGCCGACAAGGCGGTCAGCCGCCTGGGCTTCCACTACCGACGTCTGCTGGACATCGCAGACCTGGACCTGTTCCGTCAGGCAGTGATTGACGGAGAGCTGGATGTGGTTGCCCTGCTGGAGGACTCGGTCACGGCGGTCGCCAAGATGAAAAAGGATGAATTTGCTCGTGAACTCAAATGGCGCCTGGGACAGCGCTGA
- a CDS encoding putative quinol monooxygenase, which translates to MSSDTAHVNVHAIIVPRPEFAAQVEQEMRQMVVHSRQEEGNLRYDLLREEKDGVLRFHVQERYRDMKAVEAHRASAHYQAYRAKAGDWFSESPQVTVLNDVDVAD; encoded by the coding sequence ATGAGCAGCGACACCGCGCACGTCAACGTGCATGCCATCATCGTGCCCAGACCCGAGTTCGCCGCGCAGGTTGAGCAGGAGATGCGTCAGATGGTTGTGCACAGCCGCCAGGAGGAGGGCAACCTCCGCTACGACCTGCTGCGCGAGGAAAAAGACGGCGTACTGCGCTTTCATGTGCAGGAACGCTACCGCGATATGAAAGCCGTGGAGGCCCACCGGGCCAGCGCCCACTATCAGGCCTACCGGGCTAAGGCGGGCGACTGGTTCAGCGAGTCCCCACAGGTCACGGTGCTGAACGATGTAGACGTCGCCGACTGA
- a CDS encoding ParB/RepB/Spo0J family partition protein, with protein sequence MSAKRAAPPSLSFDVVDFVSGVRGPTVMSLRTDAISVLEHANPRGRVSGEDAFDAASLRALGESMRDHGQLSPILVRKGEHDGQWTLIAGERRYRAARLIGLPTLLAMPSEHLDHERAALIENLQRQNLNVVDETFAILRQLALDSGLDPNALPGALRAAVRGEDPHHLTTFMTSYGVTNLASWARHRLNILRLTGEERRVIQQGLLPWRTVLELTRFGTHPQREPLLAQAVTDGFSFAVMRERVNALLRPVTAPEGLAALWREVTPRSLDALAGEKRARAETLLKELRALLD encoded by the coding sequence GTGAGTGCAAAACGCGCGGCCCCTCCGAGTCTGTCCTTCGATGTCGTCGATTTTGTGTCCGGGGTGCGGGGGCCCACCGTGATGAGCCTGCGGACCGACGCCATCAGCGTGCTGGAGCATGCCAATCCGCGCGGACGTGTCAGCGGCGAGGACGCCTTTGACGCGGCGTCCCTGCGCGCTCTGGGCGAGAGCATGCGCGACCACGGTCAGCTCTCCCCCATTCTGGTTCGCAAAGGAGAACACGACGGGCAGTGGACCCTGATTGCCGGAGAACGCCGCTACCGCGCCGCGCGGCTGATCGGTCTACCGACCCTGCTCGCCATGCCCAGCGAACACCTGGATCATGAGCGGGCCGCACTGATCGAGAACCTGCAGCGGCAGAACCTGAATGTCGTGGATGAAACCTTTGCCATTCTGCGTCAGCTGGCGCTGGACAGCGGGCTGGATCCGAACGCGCTGCCGGGTGCGCTGCGGGCAGCGGTGCGCGGCGAGGACCCCCACCACCTGACCACCTTCATGACGTCGTACGGCGTAACCAATCTGGCGAGCTGGGCACGCCACCGGCTGAACATTCTGCGGTTGACCGGAGAGGAGCGGCGTGTCATTCAGCAGGGCCTGCTGCCGTGGCGCACCGTACTGGAACTGACCCGCTTCGGCACACACCCGCAGAGGGAGCCCCTGCTGGCACAGGCCGTCACGGATGGGTTCTCCTTCGCGGTCATGCGCGAGCGGGTCAATGCCCTGTTGCGGCCCGTGACTGCCCCGGAAGGTCTGGCGGCGCTGTGGCGGGAGGTTACGCCCCGTTCGCTCGATGCCCTTGCCGGAGAAAAGCGCGCCCGCGCCGAAACCCTGTTGAAGGAACTGAGGGCGCTGCTGGACTGA
- a CDS encoding type 1 glutamine amidotransferase domain-containing protein, with amino-acid sequence MTKKILVVMSSESALPLQGGQTHATGFYLNEFGVPAHRLVQEGYDLTVATPRGNRPPLDQASDAASFFKDETEYTQIKAFVDDILSGSIQKLSDVAADLEGYAAVFLPGGHAPMIELMRDPDLRRVLAHFHDRALPTALICHAPVALLAAQEDAAAYQDALQNGETPDARGFLYTGYRATVFSTPEERDAESGFEAPMLYYPADALSAAGMTVQNGEKWSSNVVQDRELITGQNPMSDEEFVTVFLGALQENPVAADA; translated from the coding sequence ATGACCAAGAAGATTCTCGTCGTGATGTCCAGCGAATCCGCCCTTCCCCTGCAAGGCGGCCAGACGCACGCCACCGGCTTCTATCTCAACGAGTTCGGGGTGCCGGCCCACCGCCTGGTACAGGAAGGGTATGACCTCACCGTGGCCACGCCGCGCGGCAACCGGCCCCCCCTGGATCAGGCCAGTGACGCTGCCAGCTTCTTCAAGGATGAGACCGAGTACACGCAGATCAAGGCTTTTGTGGACGACATTCTGAGCGGTTCCATCCAGAAGCTGTCTGACGTGGCCGCGGATCTGGAGGGGTATGCGGCCGTGTTTCTGCCCGGCGGGCACGCGCCCATGATCGAACTGATGCGCGATCCCGACCTGCGCCGCGTGCTGGCACATTTCCATGACCGCGCCCTGCCCACCGCGCTGATCTGTCACGCCCCGGTCGCGCTGCTGGCAGCCCAGGAAGATGCCGCCGCCTACCAGGACGCCTTGCAGAATGGCGAGACACCGGATGCCCGGGGATTCCTGTACACCGGCTACCGGGCCACCGTGTTCAGCACACCCGAGGAACGGGACGCCGAGAGCGGCTTTGAGGCGCCCATGCTGTACTACCCGGCCGACGCCCTGAGCGCCGCAGGAATGACCGTTCAGAACGGCGAGAAGTGGAGCAGCAACGTCGTGCAGGACCGTGAACTGATCACCGGCCAGAACCCCATGAGCGACGAGGAGTTCGTCACGGTCTTCCTGGGTGCCCTTCAGGAGAACCCTGTGGCGGCCGACGCATGA
- a CDS encoding SDR family NAD(P)-dependent oxidoreductase: MTRFKDKVCVVTGGAKGIGEATAHRLAAEGGAVMILDLKYEEAQATADHLMGAGGFAEAYACDVSDEAAVQDVFAQIEEHHGRIDVLVNNAGTGGPSGPVEEIALVDWRALLAVNLDGVFLCTREALRRMKVTGSGAIVNISSIYGLVGSADSAAYHASKGAVRLLTKATALQVATLGIRVNSVHPGFIDTPLVQDYAARSGQHDQLLAGLAALHPVGRLGRSEEVAAVIAFLASDDASFMTGSEVVVDGGYTAQ, encoded by the coding sequence ATGACCCGTTTCAAGGACAAGGTTTGCGTCGTCACCGGAGGTGCCAAGGGCATCGGTGAAGCCACCGCGCACCGGCTGGCGGCGGAGGGTGGAGCGGTCATGATCCTGGATCTGAAATACGAGGAAGCGCAGGCAACCGCAGATCACCTTATGGGAGCGGGTGGATTTGCCGAGGCCTACGCCTGCGACGTGTCGGATGAGGCAGCCGTGCAAGACGTGTTTGCGCAGATCGAGGAGCACCACGGACGCATTGACGTGCTGGTGAACAATGCGGGCACGGGTGGACCGTCCGGTCCTGTCGAGGAAATTGCTCTGGTCGACTGGCGCGCGCTGCTGGCCGTGAATCTTGATGGGGTGTTTCTGTGTACCCGGGAGGCCCTGCGCCGCATGAAGGTGACCGGCAGCGGCGCAATTGTGAATATCTCCAGCATTTATGGACTGGTCGGATCGGCGGATTCGGCGGCCTACCATGCCAGCAAGGGAGCGGTGCGGCTGCTGACCAAGGCCACCGCCCTTCAGGTGGCGACGCTGGGCATTCGTGTCAATTCGGTGCATCCGGGTTTCATCGACACGCCGCTGGTGCAGGACTACGCCGCTCGGTCGGGGCAGCACGATCAGCTGCTGGCCGGGCTTGCGGCCCTGCACCCGGTCGGCCGCCTGGGCCGCAGCGAGGAAGTCGCCGCCGTGATCGCCTTCCTAGCCTCCGACGACGCCTCCTTCATGACCGGGTCCGAGGTCGTGGTGGACGGTGGATACACCGCGCAGTAA